A stretch of DNA from Rickettsia hoogstraalii:
GGCTTAACAAATTGTGGAGCCATTAGTTTTACATTATGACCTAATTTTGTTAATTCTCTTGCCCAATAGCTAGAACCACCGCAAGCTTCCATGCCTACTAGACATCTTCTTGGTAAATTAGCCATAAAAGTTATAACCTGCTCTCTCATTAATTTTTTTTTTAATATTGTCTTACCATTTTTATCTACACCGTGAATTTGAAAAATTCTTTTTGCAATATCTATACCAATTGTGGTAACTTCCATATGGACCTCCTTATTGTTGTTTAGGATTCATTTCCTATCCTAGAAGATTAGCTTCTGCTTCTCATTCTGTATATAGGGTAGGTCCATACCATTATTTTGGAACATAAAAGGAGCATATGGATTTTTTAGAAAACGAAGAGAAACCCCGAAACCCTGAAAGGGCTTGGCGAGAGTGACGGGACTCGAACCCGCGACCTTCTGCGTGACAGGCAGACGCTCTAACCAACTGAGCTACACCCCCTTATACATAAGAGATAACAATATATATAACAATTCTTCTATTTCTACAAGAGTAAAATTATCTTATTTTATCAAAAAATATACAGCACCTAAACCTCTAAACATTCCTGCTTATTATTAATCCAAATTAGTCACTATTAGTTGAAGCCTTGAAAATTATTATACTTTTTAAGGACTTTGTTAAAAAAGAAAAACCTATTGGTTACATTTATATTAACAAAATCTTATTTTATTAATAATTATTAGAGGTTTTATATGACTAAACCATATGTCATTAAATTAACTACTCCTTTTGAGCGTATTAAACTTTATAATCCTATACCCGATATTGCTCTTAGAAGTGCTATTATTATGCAGGCAATAATAGATGCAACTAATACTTCTACCAAGAAAGAGGCAACAAAAGCAGAATATAACGCTAAAAAATGGCTTTTTGAAAATAATGAAAATTTTAATGCTACTTGCTTAGAAATAGGCATTGAGCCTAATTATGTAAGAAAGACTGCTAAAAAACTAATTAAATCGCAACAAAATAAGGATAAGCGTCCTAAACTCTACGGCTAAAGTTTAAATTAAATTAATTTGTAATAAAACTTGAAATTACTCTAAATATAAATTAATTATATAGGTGTTACTTAGTAACGCCTATATATTAATTATTTCAGATTATAAAGGTTATTTATGATTATTTCAGTTTCAGCTCAACATATTTCGATCGGTAATAGCTTACAAGAATATTCCAAAGAGAGGGCTACGCAAGTCGTTAAAAAATATTTTACCGATATAATAAATATAGATATACATTTTTCAAAAGAGGGAATTAACTTTAAATGTGATATTATAGTAAAATATGGCTCAGGTAAACATAATATAGTCAAAAGTAATGATAGTTGTAGCGATATATATGTAGCTTTTGATAAAGCTATGTCAAAACTAGAAAAACAGCTTAGAAAATATAAATCAAAATTCAAAAATCATCATGCTGGTAAAGTAAAAATATCAGAAATTGCTTACGAAGGTACCAAATATATTATTAATCCGCAATCTGATAGTGACACCTCTAACTCCGAAGATAATGATAATCCGGCAATTATCGCTGAAAAGCCTGTAGAAATATTAAAATTATCAGTAAAAGAAGCGGTAATGAAAATGGATTTAGAAGATTTACCTGCGGTAGTATTTAAAAATATCAATAATGATCGTATCAATATAGTTTATTATCGTAAAGACGGTAATATTTCCTGGGTAGATTATAATTAATGATTATTATCCCTTATAAGGAGTTACGCCAAGAATCGATAAAACTGCATATATTGCCGAAAGCAGCTCTTTAATAGGAGATGTTGAAATAGGTAGTAATTCAAGTATTTGGTTTAATACGGTTCTTAGAGGCGACGTTGAATCGATAAAAATAGGAAATAATACTAACGTACAAGACGGTAGTGTAATTCATACTTCAAGATTTAACAGACCGGTAGAAATAGGCGATAATATAACTATCGGTCATCTCTCTCTTATTCATGCCTGTACAATACATAATAATACTTTTATCGGTATGAGTACTACAATAATGGATTATGCAGTAATAGAAGAATATGCTTTTATTGCAGCAGGAAGCCTAATCCCCCCAAAGAAGATAATTAAATCTAAAGAATTATGGATGGGATCCCCTGCAAAATTTGTTAGATATTTAACTGATCAAGATTTAGAATATATGCAAGATAATGTAAGAAATTATGTAGAACTTGCAAATGTTTATAAAACTGGATCTCACTACAAGCTTCATAGTACCAACAGTTTTTGAAAATTCCTCGTCATTGCGAGGAGTTGCGTTAGCAACGACGCAGCAATCTTATGAGATAATATAAAAAAACTCCTAAGATTGCCACGCCAGCATAAATGCTGGCTCGCAATGACGATTTAGAGAGCTATAGAATCCTTAAATGCCTTAACCGTATTTTTAAGTAAAAAAGCAATAGTCATCGGTCCGATACCGCCCGGAACAGGAGTAATATATTTTACTTTAGATTTAACATTTTCAAAATCAACATCACCGATAATCTTATTGCCGCTAATTCTATTAATTCCTACATCAATTACTATAGATTCAGGATTAAAATATTCGGTAGTGAATTTTAAAGGTGACCCAATAGCCGCAACAACTATATCGGCTTTAGAAGTGATAGAGCTTAGATTTTGCGATTTGGAATGGCAAATAGTAACACTGCAATCTTCTTTTAACAATAATGCACTTAAAGGTTTACCTACTATATTCGAGCGTCCGATGATTACGGCATTTTTACCGCTTAAATTCGGTTCATATTTTTTTATAACTGCAAGACAACCAAGGGCAGTGCAGGATATAAAACCTTGACTATAGTCAAATGATTTGAATTCACTTACATCGTCACTCGTCGCTCTCCTATTAGTTATAGGCTTCGCTCCTTGCTCCTTGTAATTAAATCCAACTGATTTGACTATAATCCCGCTATGTAAGTAACCGACATTTAAAGGATGAAAACCATCTATATCTTTAGAGGGTGATACTGCTGATAAAATTTTATTTTTATCTATGGAGCTTGGCAAAGGAAGCTGAACTATAATTCCCGAAATCTCGTTATCAAGGTTTAACTCATTGATTTTCAATATTAAATCATCAGTATGAATAGTAGTAGATAGATTTACTAATAAAGTATCAATTCCTATTTTATGTGCATTTTTTATTTTATTTTTTACATAAATAATGCTTGCTGGATTATCGCCTACTAGTACTATAGCAAGCTTTGGTGAAGCGTTGGTTTGACTTTTAAGTTCTTGAATTTCTAGCTTTAAGTCTGCTAGTATCTCATTTGCTAACGCTTTACCGTCAATTATATTGTTCACTCTTATTTTTTTCTCCGTTCAGTTTTAATGTCATTGCGAAAAAATTACGTAAGTAATTGACGAAGCAATCCAGTTAAAAATTCTGTAAATCAGAATTTTTTTAATTATTTTCTAGATTGCCGCGTCGCCTACGGCTCCTCGCAAGGCATTGTTGCGTGGACTGGTTTATCCGTCATTGCGAGGAAAAACTGTAAGTTTTGACGAAGCAATCTCAGGATATTTGACGAGATTGCCACGCTCCTTACAGTCGCTCGCAATGACGGCTCGGTGTCACCCCGTGGCTTGACTACGGGATGACAGAGGTGAAATTGATCCACACAACAATACCTCCTCGCAATGACGATCTGCTCCTACTTCCTTTCCCCATACTTAGTGGTAGAATACTCAAAATGTAGAGCCTTGCCGTCAAATACTCTACTATAAGCATGATGAAGGCTGCTTGCCGCTTCAGCAAAACCTGTAAGAATCAGCTTAAGTTTACCGGCATAATGAGCAATATCGCCAATAGCGTAAATACCTTCTATATTAGTTTGATAATAGGAATTATCTACCTCTATATGGTGAAGCTTAACATTTAAACCCCAATTTGCTAAGCTACCTAAATCTTGTTTTAAACCAAAAAACGGTAGTAATATATTGGCATCTAATTTGCGAGTATTATTTTGTAGATCTTTAACTATAACCGATTGAAGTTCACTATTATTACCATCTAAAGCATTTAATTGATAACCGATTACTAACTCGATTTTACCGGTTTCTGCAATATGCCTTAATTGCCTTACGCTTTCAGGAGCTGCCGTAAATTTATCCCGCCTATGTACTAAATATATTTTATTTGCAATCTCCGAAAGAGAAATAGCCCAGTCAACAGCCGAATCCCCGCCGCCTGCTATAACTATATTTTTACCTGCAAATTTGCTTTTATCATTGATGAAATAAAAAACCGACTTGCTTTCAAAATCTTCAATATTTGCAAGGGGAGGTTTGTTTGGACCGAATGAACCTGCTCCTGCTGCAATAATAATAACTTTGCTTTTAATAAGAGTGTTTTTTGAGGTTTTAATTTCAAAAAAATCATCTTGTTTATTTAGCTCTATAGCTTGCTGATTTAAGTGATATACAGGCTTAAAAGGAGCTGCTTGAAGCTCTAATTGTTTTATTAGCTCTTCTGCTGCAATTTTAGGATAAGCCGGTATATCGTAAATAGGTTTTTCGGGATATAAGGTAATACACTGACCGCCAATAACTTCTTGTGCATCAATAACATGACATTTCATGCCAAGCATTCCAGCTTGAAAAACTGCAAATAATCCAACCGGACCGGCACCTATTATTACAACATCAGTATTATACATTACTTTTTATATTTAAATTTTAAAAAGGATTTTATTGGATATTGAGGAAATAATCAAATAGATATTGATTTAATATGTCCTAACTTAGCCCAATTAAGAATTTTTTGATCTCTAGTAAGTAGGGTGACTCCAAGGCATTTTGCTGTTGCTACAATAATTCTATCAGCCGGATCACCATGAAAATCATCCATAAGAGAAACGCTTTCAGCAGCAACCTCCGGAGAAATATCTTTAATAGATAATCCGTTGATGTTTGTTATAGAATTTAGAAAATCCTTTATAGGTTCATAAACATTAATACGCTTTTTAAAGTTAAGCATAGCTATTTCCCATAATGAAATAGAACTTAGGAATAATTGTGAACTTTCTTGAGCTAAATTGATTTTGTGTTTCGTTTGTTCTGATAGCTCTTCAGGTTGTAATAATGACCACAATAAAACATGGGTATATAATACTAAACCATTATTAATGTTCTGCATTCCATTTTTTCTTCTATTTGTTCTAATATATCCGCTTTTATTTCGGCTTTGTTTTTTAGCATACCAAATATTGAGATCTTTTCAGTATTTATAGGTAATATTTGTGCTACTTCTCTATCTCTTTTGGTAATTATAATAGATTCTTTATCTGTTTGTAATTTTTCTATTATCTCAAGACAATGAGATTTAAATTGACTTATTGCTATTTTAACAGCCATTTTTATACTCTGAAAAAATAAAACTATCATTATACTATAAATAGTCAAATAAAATAGTCAATTATATTTCTATTTATAACAAGCTAATTTGGGTTAGTGATATTAATTTTTTTTGTGGGGAAAATAATATCATAAACTCATATTTAAATATGACTATTTCTTAAACTAGCCTTGTAAAATCGTTAAAATTTGTCAAAGATTAATAATGAATATTAATTATTTTTATTAAAATTATGAAAAATAACTTTAAAATTCTACGAAATATTATCGGTTTTATTATCTTAACTATAAGTGCAGGAAATAGCTTCGCTTCATCTGCTAATGCTTTTTTCCTTGTTAGTGCAACAGTTTTACCGTCTTGTATAGTCACGGCTACACCTTTAGCTTTTGGTACGTATGTTCCAACTGCTGATTCTTTGCAAACAAACACACTTACTATAACTTGTACTTTAGGTACTAATTATACTGTTTCATTAAACGCTGGTACTGCACCTGCCGCTACAACAAATACTCGCAAAATGACAGGCCTCGTTAACACTACTAGCTATTTACCTTATAATCTTTATTCTAATGCAGCA
This window harbors:
- the hpf gene encoding ribosome hibernation-promoting factor, HPF/YfiA family, translated to MIISVSAQHISIGNSLQEYSKERATQVVKKYFTDIINIDIHFSKEGINFKCDIIVKYGSGKHNIVKSNDSCSDIYVAFDKAMSKLEKQLRKYKSKFKNHHAGKVKISEIAYEGTKYIINPQSDSDTSNSEDNDNPAIIAEKPVEILKLSVKEAVMKMDLEDLPAVVFKNINNDRINIVYYRKDGNISWVDYN
- a CDS encoding NAD(P)/FAD-dependent oxidoreductase — its product is MYNTDVVIIGAGPVGLFAVFQAGMLGMKCHVIDAQEVIGGQCITLYPEKPIYDIPAYPKIAAEELIKQLELQAAPFKPVYHLNQQAIELNKQDDFFEIKTSKNTLIKSKVIIIAAGAGSFGPNKPPLANIEDFESKSVFYFINDKSKFAGKNIVIAGGGDSAVDWAISLSEIANKIYLVHRRDKFTAAPESVRQLRHIAETGKIELVIGYQLNALDGNNSELQSVIVKDLQNNTRKLDANILLPFFGLKQDLGSLANWGLNVKLHHIEVDNSYYQTNIEGIYAIGDIAHYAGKLKLILTGFAEAASSLHHAYSRVFDGKALHFEYSTTKYGERK
- a CDS encoding type II toxin-antitoxin system VapC family toxin, whose product is MQNINNGLVLYTHVLLWSLLQPEELSEQTKHKINLAQESSQLFLSSISLWEIAMLNFKKRINVYEPIKDFLNSITNINGLSIKDISPEVAAESVSLMDDFHGDPADRIIVATAKCLGVTLLTRDQKILNWAKLGHIKSISI
- a CDS encoding type II toxin-antitoxin system Phd/YefM family antitoxin, which gives rise to MAVKIAISQFKSHCLEIIEKLQTDKESIIITKRDREVAQILPINTEKISIFGMLKNKAEIKADILEQIEEKMECRTLIMV
- a CDS encoding spore coat U domain-containing protein; protein product: MKNNFKILRNIIGFIILTISAGNSFASSANAFFLVSATVLPSCIVTATPLAFGTYVPTADSLQTNTLTITCTLGTNYTVSLNAGTAPAATTNTRKMTGLVNTTSYLPYNLYSNAARTQNWGNQSSDWVPGTGTGLPQTLTIYGKIPQGANVPSDTYNDTITVTVAY